One Gossypium raimondii isolate GPD5lz chromosome 3, ASM2569854v1, whole genome shotgun sequence genomic window carries:
- the LOC105795144 gene encoding ATP-dependent Clp protease proteolytic subunit 6, chloroplastic, translating to MVASPISASFNLSLCTQTRPTSISSLSPRNSTKLIVSALPSPYGDSSTMGLSSRTAGLPMKINKKGLLESNPSYDAIQAKTGNPPVMPAVMTPGGPLDLSTVLFRNRIIFIGQPVNSQVAQRVISQLVTLATVDENADILVYLNCPGGSTYSVLAIYDCMSWIKPKVGTVCFGVAASQGALLLAGGEKGMRYAMPNARIMIHQPQSGCGGHVEDVRRQVNEAVQSRHKIDKMYAAFTGQPLEKVQQYTERDRFLSVSEAMEFGLIDGVLETEY from the exons ATGGTAGCTTCGCCTATTTCAGCTTCTTTCAATCTCTCTCTCTGTACTCAAACCAGACCCACTTCTATTTCATCCCTTTCTCCCAG aaACTCGACGAAGTTGATAGTCTCTGCATTGCCATCCCCTTATGGAGACTCTTCTACAATGG GGTTATCTAGTAGAACTGCTGGGCTTCCTATGAAGATCAACAAGAAGGGCTTACTTGAATCCAATCCAAG CTACGATGCAATACAAGCTAAAACGGGGAATCCACCTGTGATGCCAGCAGTAATGACTCCAGGGGGGCCTTTGGACCTTTCAACTGTGTTATTCCGAAATCGTATCATCTTCATTGGGCAACCAGTCAATTCACAGGTTGCTCAAAGAGTTATATCACAGCTTGTGACTTTGGCAACTGTTGATGAAAATGCGGATATTCTG GTGTATTTGAACTGCCCTGGCGGAAGCACCTATTCAGTCTTGGCAATCTACGATTGCATGTCTTGG ATAAAGCCAAAGGTGGGCACAGTTTGTTTCGGAGTAGCTGCAAGCCAAGGAGCTCTCCTTCTTGCTGGTGGAGAGAAGGGAATGCGTTATGCAATGCCTAACGCTCGTATTATGATACATCAACCACAAAGTGGATGTGGA gGTCATGTTGAAGATGTCAGGCGCCAAGTGAATGAAGCGGTTCAATCTCGCCAT AAAATCGACAAAATGTATGCGGCTTTCACCGGCCAACCACTTGAAAAAGTGCAACAATACACAGAGAGGGACCGCTTCTTATCTGTTTCTGAG GCTATGGAGTTTGGACTCATAGATGGTGTGCTTGAAACAGAATATTGA
- the LOC105795145 gene encoding mediator of RNA polymerase II transcription subunit 32, whose amino-acid sequence MDNIVDSLNKAYQEFVAAAANVLETKGSSAAQKTESTDTALESFKQKWETFGLACDQAEEFVESIKQRIGSECLVDEATGNSSERSTGLPPISAVRLEQMSKAVRWLVIELQNGSGTAAAHPSTPFDGRFSEDGGQ is encoded by the coding sequence ATGGATAACATAGTAGATTCCTTAAACAAAGCCTACCAAGAATTCGTTGCAGCAGCAGCTAATGTCCTCGAAACTAAGGGATCTTCGGCTGCCCAAAAGACGGAATCCACCGATACGGCATTGGAAAGctttaaacaaaaatgggaaACATTCGGACTGGCTTGCGATCAAGCTGAGGAGTTTGTTGAGTCAATCAAACAAAGGATAGGATCCGAGTGCTTGGTCGATGAAGCCACCGGGAATTCGTCGGAGCGGTCGACTGGCCTGCCCCCCATCAGTGCCGTCCGTTTGGAGCAGATGAGTAAAGCTGTTAGATGGCTTGTGATTGAGTTGCAGAACGGTTCGGGAACTGCCGCCGCCCACCCATCGACACCTTTCGATGGTAGGTTCTCGGAGGATGGTGGTCAGTAG
- the LOC105796225 gene encoding mediator of RNA polymerase II transcription subunit 32-like codes for MEKVVDCLENAYQEFVDAAAAVLETKASSDCERTAATDAALESFKKKWETFKAACDQAQELVDSVKQRITANTTFPVNEDMIDIFDHSIVDFDD; via the coding sequence ATGGAGAAGGTTGTGGATTGCCTAGAGAATGCGTACCAAGAATTCGTTGATGCCGCCGCCGCTGTGTTGGAAACAAAGGCGTCTTCCGATTGTGAGCGCACGGCAGCAACGGATGCTGCGTTGGAAAGTTTCAAAAAGAAATGGGAAACTTTCAAAGCGGCATGTGATCAAGCTCAAGAATTAGTTGATTCCGTGAAGCAAAGGATAACGGCCAATACGACGTTCCCTGTTAATGAGGACATGATCGATATCTTCGACCATTCCATTGTTGATTTTGATGATTAG
- the LOC105795141 gene encoding APO protein 3, mitochondrial produces MLPRETRTMTMLRELALRNSSTNSIVGNQLKHRHGFHIIRQTCTEFPRKLKKTERKPWVTNINELKRIGRAERKERQIVRERILQPPQNGLLVKELIPVAHQVNADRIQLFTCVSKVAQSIAIYSCSVCGEVHIGHRPHKIRTCNVMGSAASKEHCWRRGAIEHVLPLVESFHLYDRLGRAVSHNERLQVDRIPAILELCVQAGIDLPEYPTRRRVFPAYSISGRVIDFEKRFPKEDAPGKDIYACGFWQKRNNISDDNKSVDMQPCDLQGTAVRGMEAWERMRSGASRLMETYAVQTCGYCSELQVGPKGHRVRNCQAYKHQMRDGQHAWQEATIDDVVPPVYVWHVRDTQSEKPLVNGLKKYYGMLPAVVELFAQAGASVPNDYVVMMREDVAVPEWDEEKLVV; encoded by the exons ATGTTGCCAAGAGAAACTCGGACCATGACGATGCTGCGGGAACTAGCTTTGCGAAATTCTTCCACGAACTCAATTGTTGGAAATCAGTTAAAGCATCGGCATGGGTTCCACATTATTAGACAGACTTGCACAGAGTTTCCAAGGAAGCTCAAGAAAACAGAGAGAAAACCGTGGGTGACaaatattaatgaattgaaACGTATTGGTAGAgcagagaggaaagaaagaCAGATAGTGCGTGAAAGGATTCTACAACCACCCCAAAATGGGTTATTGGTTAAGGAATTGATCCCAGTTGCTCATCAAGTTAACGCTGACCGAATCCAACTATTCACTTGTGTTTCTAAGGTTGCCCAGAGTATTGCCATATATTCATGCAG TGTATGTGGTGAAGTTCACATTGGCCATCGACCACATAAGATCAGAACCTGCAATGTTATGGGTAGTGCAGCAAGCAAGGAGCACTGTTGGAGAAGAGGTGCCATTGAACACGTCTTGCCTCTTGTGGAATCTTTTCATCTCTATGACAGGCTAGGGAGAGCTGTCTCTCATAATGAACGGCTTCAAGTGGATCGTATTCCAGCTATTCTAGAATTGTGTGTCCAAGCAGGCATTGATCTACCTGAGTATCCAACTAGAAGAAGAGTCTTTCCTGCTTACAGTATTTCTGGTAGGGTAATTGACTTTGAGAAGAGATTCCCCAAAGAAGATGCACCTGGCAAAGATATTTATGCATGTGGCTTTTGGCAGAAGAGAAACAATATAAGTGACGATAACAAGTCTGTGGACATGCAGCCTTGTGATCTACAAG GTACTGCTGTTCGTGGGATGGAGGCATGGGAGAGAATGCGCTCAGGAGCCTCAAGACTTATGGAAACATATGCTGTCCAAACTTGTGGATACTGTTCAGAATTACAGGTAGGACCTAAAGGTCACAGGGTTCGAAATTGTCAAGCCTACAAGCATCAGATGAGGGATGGGCAGCATGCATGGCAGGAGGCAACGATTGATGATGTAGTTCCTCCTGTGTATGTCTGGCACGTACGAGATACTCAAAGCGAGAAACCACTAGTAAATGGGTTGAAGAAGTACTATGGTATGTTGCCTGCTGTGGTGGAGCTGTTTGCACAGGCAGGTGCTAGTGTGCCCAATGATTATGTTGTTATGATGAGGGAAGACGTTGCTGTACCTGAATGGGATGAAGAAAAGTTGGTTGTTTAA